The Deltaproteobacteria bacterium DNA segment CTCGAACCTGCAACCCCCGGATTTGGAGTCCGGTGCTCTACCAATTAGAGCTACTGACCCGACACGACACCCGACAGGGGGGCACGCGCTCGCGCCACCCTGTGCGTCGTCCAGCTCTCACGTCAGATCTTAGTCTCCTTGTGCAGGGTGTGCGTCCGACACGCCGGGCAGAACTTGCGCAACGCCAGCTTCTCGGTCGTCCGCTTCTTATTCTTGGTGCCGGTGTAATTGCGCCGCTTGCATTGGTCGCACTGAAAATTGATGAGGTCGCGCATCGCTGCCCCTTCTTATGCCAGGATCTTGGTGACGACGCCAGCACCGACGGTGCGGCCGCCTTCGCGGATGGCAAAGCGCAGCCCTTCGTCCATCGCAATCGGCGTGATCAGCTCGATGGCCAGCTTGACGTTGTCCCCGGGCATCACCATCTCCGTCCCCGCAGGCAACGTCGCCACC contains these protein-coding regions:
- the tuf gene encoding elongation factor Tu (EF-Tu; promotes GTP-dependent binding of aminoacyl-tRNA to the A-site of ribosomes during protein biosynthesis; when the tRNA anticodon matches the mRNA codon, GTP hydrolysis results; the inactive EF-Tu-GDP leaves the ribosome and release of GDP is promoted by elongation factor Ts; many prokaryotes have two copies of the gene encoding EF-Tu) → VATLPAGTEMVMPGDNVKLAIELITPIAMDEGLRFAIREGGRTVGAGVVTKILA
- the rpmG gene encoding 50S ribosomal protein L33, whose amino-acid sequence is MRDLINFQCDQCKRRNYTGTKNKKRTTEKLALRKFCPACRTHTLHKETKI